The Cucurbita pepo subsp. pepo cultivar mu-cu-16 chromosome LG08, ASM280686v2, whole genome shotgun sequence genome contains a region encoding:
- the LOC111800034 gene encoding pectinesterase-like: MKSKDRVVEGQGRASGLNLKKSGFQKEFGHAGYHGVSSPPSLXLSLFLVALVNGVSGAREDHGSSNAAIKTLCEPTTYRETCEEALVKSNVDSKDPRELVKAGFHFAIEQLKAAIASSPTLKKAATDPMAQKAIDACDELIDYAIDDLLTSFDKITDSFSLHKMNDYLENLRIWLSAALTYQETCLDGFENVPGDTGEKMKNLLKTSKEMTANGLVMVGEVTSLVSTLWEKLGLPPQTGRQLRTEESNEEFQEEEPSWVSDRRGLLEATGANIKANVVVAKDGSGKYKTITEALKEVPLKSNTTFVIYVKEGVYKEQVMVDKKMTYVMMIGDGPTKTKITASKNVADGTPTFKSATFAAIGSNFIGKDLWFDNSAGLHKGQAVALRVQSDMSIFYNCRMDGYQDTLYPHAKRQFYRDCTITGTVDFIFGNAAAVLQNCKILVRKPKPNQACFVTAQGRMESDEPTGIVLQNCAISSDPEFYPIRHTSKSYLGRPWKKYSRTVIMQCQIDDLIHPDGWMRWSDDSTLKTLYYTEFDNRGPGAAKENRVKWTGIKQITEKQAINFTPSLFIQGDDWIKNSGIP, translated from the exons ATGAAGAGTAAAGATAGGGTTGTTGAAGGGCAGGGTAGGGCCTCaggccttaacctcaaaaagTCGGGGTTTCAAAAGGAATTTGGACATGCG GGGTaccatggtgttagctctccaccatCCCTANTGTTGTCTCTGTTTTTGGTTGCCTTGGTTAATGGTGTAAGTGGAGCAAGAGAGGACCATGGCTCCTCTAATGCTGCCATTAAGACTCTATGTGAGCCCACCACTTACCGTGAAACTTGCGAAGAAGCCCTGGTGAAGTCTAATGTTGACTCAAAAGATCCACGTGAGTTGGTCAAGGCAGGGTTCCATTTTGCTATTGAGCAACTCAAAGCGGCCATTGCAAGTTCCCCCACTTTGAAAAAAGCTGCCACCGACCCCATGGCGCAAAAAGCAATTGATGCTTGCGATGAGCTCATAGATTATGCAATTGATGATCTTTTAACTTCGTTTGATAAAATCACCGATAGTTTTAGTTTACACAAAATGAATGATTATCTTGAGAATCTTAGAATTTGGTTGAGCGCTGCATTGACATATCAAGAAACTTGTTTGGATGGTTTCGAGAATGTTCCTGGCGATACTGGTgaaaagatgaagaatttgTTGAAGACGTCAAAAGAAATGACCGCCAATGGGCTTGTGATGGTGGGTGAGGTTACATCCCTTGTGAGCACTTTGTGGGAGAAGTTGGGACTGCCCCCACAAACAGGGCGTCAACTTCGAACAGAGGAATCCAATGAAGAATTCCAAGAGGAAGAGCCATCTTGGGTCAGCGACAGGCGAGGGCTACTCGAGGCCACTGGAGCTAACATCAAGGCGAATGTGGTGGTGGCTAAAGACGGAAGTGGAAAGTATAAGACAATAACTGAAGCCCTTAAAGAGGTACCATTGAAGAGCAATACAACCTTTGTGATTTATGTGAAGGAAGGAGTTTATAAAGAGCAAGTGATGGTGGACAAAAAAATGACCTATGTCATGATGATTGGAGACGGCCCGACTAAGACCAAGATCACAGCTAGCAAGAATGTCGCTGATGGAACACCCACATTCAAAAGTGCTACCTTTG CGGCGATCGGATCCAACTTCATCGGAAAGGACTTGTGGTTCGATAACTCAGCTGGACTTCACAAAGGCCAGGCCGTGGCACTCCGAGTTCAATCCGACATGTCAATCTTCTACAATTGTAGAATGGACGGCTATCAAGATACTCTCTACCCCCATGCCAAACGTCAATTCTACCGAGATTGCACAATCACCGGTACCGTTGATTTCATCTTTGGCAATGCTGCTGCCGTGTTACAGAACTGTAAGATCTTAGTGAGGAAGCCAAAGCCGAATCAAGCATGCTTTGTCACTGCCCAAGGTCGAATGGAGAGTGATGAGCCCACTGGTATCGTCCTCCAAAATTGCGCTATCTCTTCCGACCCTGAGTTCTACCCCATTCGCCATACCAGTAAGTCCTACCTTGGTCGCCCATGGAAGAAGTATTCAAGAACTGTAATCATGCAATGCCAAATCGATGACTTGATCCATCCTGATGGTTGGATGCGATGGAGTGATGATTCTACTCTCAAGACTTTGTATTACACAGAGTTCGATAATAGAGGACCTGGTGCggcaaaagaaaatagagttaagTGGACAGGAATTAAACAAATCACAGAAAAACAGGCCATCAATTTCACCCCTTCCTTGTTTATTCAGGGTGATGATTGGATCAAGAATAGTGGAATACCG
- the LOC111799869 gene encoding probable pectinesterase/pectinesterase inhibitor 21, whose protein sequence is LSAALTYQETCLDGFENVPGDTGEKMKNLLKTSKEMTANGLVMVGEVTSLVSTLWEKLGLPPQTGRQLRTEESNEEFQEEEPSWVSDRRGLLEATGANIKANVVVAKDGSGKYKTITEALKEVPLKSNTTFVIYVKEGVYKEQVMVDKKMTYVMMIGDGPTKTKITASKNVVDGTPTFKSATFAAIGSNFIGKDLWFDNSAGLHKGQAVALRVQSDMSIFYNCRMDGYQDTLYPHAKRQFYRDCTITGTVDFIFGNAAAVLQNCKILVRKPKPNQACFVTAQGRMESDEPTGIVLQNCAISSDPEFYPIRHTSKSYLGRPWKKYSRTVIMQCQIDDLIHPDGWMRWSDDSTLKTLYYTEFDNRGPGAAKENRVKWTGIKQITEKQAINFTPSLFIQGDDWIKNSGIPYTGGMMKI, encoded by the exons TTGAGCGCTGCATTGACATATCAAGAAACTTGTTTGGATGGTTTCGAGAATGTTCCTGGCGATACTGGTgaaaagatgaagaatttgTTGAAGACGTCAAAAGAAATGACCGCCAATGGGCTTGTGATGGTGGGTGAGGTTACATCCCTTGTGAGCACTTTGTGGGAGAAGTTGGGACTGCCGCCACAAACGGGGCGACAACTTCGAACAGAGGAATCCAATGAAGAATTCCAAGAGGAAGAGCCATCTTGGGTGAGCGACAGGCGAGGGCTACTCGAGGCCACTGGAGCTAACATCAAGGCGAATGTGGTGGTGGCTAAAGACGGAAGTGGAAAGTATAAGACAATAACTGAAGCCCTTAAAGAGGTACCATTGAAGAGCAATACAACCTTTGTGATTTATGTGAAGGAAGGAGTTTATAAAGAGCAAGTGATGGTGGACAAAAAAATGACCTATGTCATGATGATTGGAGACGGCCCGACTAAGACCAAGATCACAGCTAGCAAGAATGTCGTTGATGGAACACCCACATTCAAAAGTGCTACCTTTG CGGCGATCGGATCCAACTTCATCGGAAAGGACTTGTGGTTCGATAACTCAGCTGGACTTCACAAAGGCCAGGCCGTGGCACTCCGAGTTCAATCCGACATGTCAATCTTCTACAATTGTAGAATGGACGGCTATCAAGATACTCTCTACCCCCATGCCAAACGTCAATTCTACCGAGATTGCACAATCACCGGTACCGTTGATTTCATCTTTGGCAATGCTGCTGCCGTGTTACAGAACTGTAAGATCTTAGTGAGGAAGCCAAAGCCGAATCAAGCATGCTTTGTCACTGCCCAAGGTCGAATGGAGAGTGATGAGCCCACTGGTATCGTCCTCCAAAATTGCGCTATCTCTTCCGACCCTGAGTTCTACCCCATTCGCCATACCAGTAAGTCCTACCTTGGTCGCCCATGGAAGAAGTATTCAAGAACTGTAATCATGCAATGCCAAATCGATGACTTGATCCATCCTGATGGTTGGATGCGATGGAGTGATGATTCTACTCTCAAGACTTTGTATTACACAGAGTTCGATAATAGAGGACCTGGTGCggcaaaagaaaatagagttaagTGGACAGGAATTAAACAAATCACAGAAAAACAGGCCATCAATTTCACCCCTTCCTTGTTTATTCAGGGTGATGATTGGATCAAGAATAGTGGAATACCGTACACTGGTGGCATGATGAAAATCTAA
- the LOC111800033 gene encoding pectinesterase-like, whose product MAYDGGGCKNNKAALVGLLSLFLVALVNGVSGAGEDHGSSNAAIKTLCEPTTYRETCEEVLVKSNVDSKDPRELVKAGFHFAIEQLKAAIANSPTLKQAATDPMAQKAVDACDELMDYAIDDLLTSFDKITDSFDVHKMNDYLENLRIWLSAALTYQETCLDGFENVPGDTGEKMKNLLKTSKEMTANGLVMVGEVTSLVSTLWEKLGLPPQTGRQLRTEESNEEFQEEEPSWVSDRRGLLEATGANIKANVVVAKDGSGKYKTITEALKEVPLKSNTTFVIHVKEGVYEEQVMVDKKMTYVMMIGDGPTKTKITASKNVADGTPTFKSATFAAIGSNFIGKDLWFDNSAGIYKGQAVALRVQSDMSIFYNCRMDGYQDTFYPQTKRQFYRDCTISGTVDFIFGNAAVVLQNCKILVRKPKPKQPCPITAQGRMESDEPTGIVLQNCIISSDPDYYPVRHTSKSYLGRPWKQYSRTVIMQCQIDDLIQPEGWLPWNGDFALNTLYYTEFENRGPGAAKENRVKWKGVKQITAKQAINFTPSLFIQGDDWIKKTGIPYTSALMKI is encoded by the exons ATGGCGTATGACGGCGGTGGATGCAAGAACAATAAGGCTGCCCTGGTTGGGTTGTTGTCTCTGTTTTTGGTTGCCTTGGTTAATGGTGTAAGTGGCGCAGGAGAGGACCATGGCTCCTCTAATGCTGCCATTAAGACTCTATGTGAGCCCACTACTTACCGTGAAACTTGCGAAGAAGTCCTGGTGAAGTCCAATGTTGACTCAAAAGACCCACGTGAGTTGGTCAAGGCAGGGTTCCATTTTGCTATTGAACAGCTCAAAGCAGCCATTGCAAATTCCCCCACTTTGAAACAAGCAGCCACTGACCCCATGGCGCAAAAAGCAGTTGATGCTTGCGACGAGCTCATGGATTATGCAATTGATGATCTTTTAACTTCGTTTGATAAAATCACCGATAGTTTTGATGTACACAAAATGAATGATTATCTTGAGAACCTTAGGATTTGGTTGAGCGCTGCATTGACATATCAAGAAACTTGTTTGGATGGTTTCGAGAATGTTCCTGGCGATACTGGTgaaaagatgaagaatttgTTGAAGACGTCAAAAGAAATGACCGCCAATGGGCTTGTGATGGTGGGTGAGGTTACATCCCTTGTGAGCACTTTGTGGGAGAAGTTGGGACTGCCGCCACAAACGGGGCGACAACTTCGAACAGAGGAATCCAATGAAGAATTCCAAGAGGAAGAGCCATCTTGGGTGAGCGACAGGCGAGGGCTACTCGAGGCCACTGGAGCTAACATCAAGGCGAATGTGGTGGTGGCTAAAGACGGAAGTGGAAAGTATAAGACAATAACTGAAGCCCTTAAAGAGGTACCATTGAAGAGCAATACAACCTTTGTGATTCATGTGAAGGAAGGAGTTTATGAAGAGCAAGTGATGGTGGACAAAAAAATGACCTATGTCATGATGATTGGAGACGGCCCGACTAAGACCAAGATCACAGCTAGCAAGAATGTCGCTGATGGAACACCCACATTCAAAAGTGCTACCTTTG CGGCGATCGGATCCAACTTCATCGGAAAAGACTTGTGGTTCGATAACTCAGCTGGAATTTACAAAGGCCAGGCCGTGGCACTCCGAGTTCAATCCGACATGTCAATCTTCTACAATTGTAGAATGGACGGCTATCAAGATACTTTCTACCCCCAAACCAAACGTCAATTCTACCGAGATTGCACAATCTCCGGTACCGTTGATTTCATCTTTGGCAATGCTGCTGTCGTGTTACAGAACTGTAAGATCTTAGTGAGGAAGCCAAAGCCGAAACAACCATGCCCTATCACTGCCCAAGGTCGAATGGAGAGTGATGAGCCCACTGGTATCGTCCTCCAAAATTGCATCATCTCTTCCGACCCTGACTACTACCCCGTTCGCCATACCAGTAAGTCCTACCTTGGTCGTCCATGGAAGCAGTATTCAAGAACCGTCATCATGCAATGCCAAATCGACGACTTGATCCAGCCTGAAGGTTGGCTTCCATGGAATGGTGATTTTGCTCTCAATACTTTGTATTACACAGAGTTTGAGAATAGAGGACCTGGTGcagcaaaagaaaatagagttaagTGGAAGGGAGTTAAACAGATCACAGCAAAACAGGCCATCAATTTCACCCCTTCGTTGTTTATTCAGGGTGATGATTGGATCAAGAAGACCGGAATACCGTACACTAGTGCCCTGATGAAAATCTAA